The Sporomusa termitida genome has a window encoding:
- a CDS encoding heavy metal translocating P-type ATPase has protein sequence MSTGPLHIVHKLPGRIRLYCPQLRCNPGFGLQIEAFLQQQPGIKEYRANPKSGRILILYDRTRLSEQMVCLLLRQYDYAGTSPPKADLDKKNSEKSKPFELEDMAIPTQIGLVALGGVTLLYYVVKYFCRYSPISIGMERIASLITLITALPILRSGLESIILQRKLNNEILIGAATLLSLLLREGATGLVVVWLVNLSTLIETLTLDRSRRTIRTMLEGDQKSAWIVVNGQELSIPITQLQQADTVSVKLGSKIPVDGTVVEGAAVVNQAALTGEPIPVYKHPGDQVLAGSTIEQGTLYIRAERVGDQTSVARIIHLVEQATHSKAPIQRLADQYSARIIPASFLLAFIVFLLTRDIRRTMTILIVACPCAAGLATPTALSAAIGNAAGRGILVKGGRYLEEAGKVDFLLFDKTGTLTEGKPAVVEVIPVHQKYDTAAILTLAAAAEANANHPLANAIKEAAEKQGITLPVIPNSEMTVGGGVRAMINGKAIHVGNSRYLTEMGVKLSPRIPALIRDFAESSTLVYVGSGTQVVGVIVIQDAVRPNAVKAICDLRAEGIINIGIVSGDTEAVVQATANQLGVETVWSTMLPQDKFELVKSLKARGHVVGMVGDGINDSPSLALADVGVAMGVGGADAAIETAGIVLREDNPEKIVEVIRLGKQSLIVIRQNFLFAIGANILGLGLGSAKLISPFLAAILHNASTLAVVLNSTRLLSYAPAQLSKPRTLSPAACDQYTLAYDPELPEPD, from the coding sequence TTGTCTACAGGACCCCTACATATTGTCCACAAATTACCGGGACGCATTCGCCTGTATTGCCCGCAGCTTAGATGTAATCCTGGTTTTGGCTTACAGATTGAAGCATTTCTACAGCAGCAACCAGGGATTAAAGAATACAGGGCTAACCCAAAATCAGGCAGGATATTAATCCTATATGACCGAACCAGGCTGTCTGAGCAGATGGTATGTCTTTTACTCCGGCAATACGATTATGCGGGGACAAGTCCCCCAAAAGCTGATTTAGACAAAAAAAATAGCGAAAAGAGCAAGCCCTTTGAGTTGGAAGATATGGCCATTCCTACTCAAATTGGCCTGGTTGCTCTTGGCGGCGTTACCCTGCTATACTACGTAGTTAAGTATTTCTGCCGCTATAGTCCTATCTCTATTGGTATGGAAAGGATAGCAAGTCTGATCACCCTGATTACAGCTTTACCCATACTGCGTAGTGGCTTGGAAAGTATTATATTACAAAGAAAACTAAACAATGAAATTTTGATCGGTGCAGCAACGCTCCTGTCGTTATTATTACGGGAAGGCGCCACCGGGTTAGTTGTTGTCTGGTTGGTTAACCTGAGTACCTTAATAGAAACATTAACACTGGACAGATCACGCCGTACGATTCGCACAATGCTGGAAGGTGATCAGAAAAGTGCCTGGATTGTTGTGAATGGGCAGGAGCTATCAATTCCAATAACCCAGTTACAGCAAGCTGATACGGTATCGGTAAAACTAGGCAGTAAAATTCCGGTGGATGGGACCGTAGTTGAAGGCGCAGCCGTTGTCAATCAGGCTGCTCTAACAGGCGAGCCGATACCGGTGTATAAACACCCGGGTGATCAAGTGCTGGCAGGCTCTACCATTGAGCAAGGCACTCTCTATATACGGGCGGAAAGAGTAGGCGATCAAACCTCTGTAGCCCGTATTATTCACCTTGTTGAGCAGGCAACCCATTCCAAAGCACCCATTCAGAGGCTGGCTGACCAATACTCTGCCCGGATCATTCCCGCCTCCTTCCTCCTGGCCTTTATTGTATTTTTATTGACGAGAGATATACGGCGCACCATGACAATCCTGATTGTTGCCTGTCCCTGTGCGGCCGGATTAGCAACCCCGACAGCTCTCAGTGCGGCCATCGGCAATGCCGCCGGCAGGGGTATCCTTGTTAAAGGCGGCCGTTATCTTGAGGAAGCAGGCAAGGTCGATTTTCTTTTATTTGATAAAACAGGCACATTAACGGAGGGAAAACCTGCGGTAGTCGAAGTAATCCCCGTTCATCAGAAATATGATACGGCTGCTATTTTAACGCTCGCCGCTGCCGCTGAGGCTAATGCCAATCACCCGTTGGCCAATGCCATTAAAGAGGCTGCTGAGAAACAGGGAATAACCCTCCCGGTAATTCCCAACAGTGAAATGACTGTGGGGGGTGGGGTTAGGGCCATGATCAATGGCAAGGCGATCCATGTTGGCAACTCCCGGTACTTAACTGAGATGGGGGTTAAGCTGTCGCCGCGCATTCCGGCGTTAATCCGCGATTTCGCAGAAAGTTCAACACTGGTATATGTCGGCAGCGGGACTCAGGTGGTAGGGGTTATTGTCATCCAGGATGCGGTACGGCCCAATGCTGTCAAGGCTATTTGCGATCTTAGAGCAGAGGGGATTATCAATATCGGGATTGTCAGTGGCGATACGGAGGCCGTTGTCCAGGCAACTGCAAATCAACTGGGGGTAGAGACAGTCTGGTCTACTATGCTTCCCCAGGATAAATTCGAATTAGTAAAGTCTTTAAAAGCTAGAGGACATGTGGTGGGGATGGTTGGTGACGGGATTAACGACTCCCCTTCCCTGGCCCTGGCCGATGTTGGGGTAGCTATGGGGGTAGGGGGAGCCGATGCGGCCATTGAAACAGCCGGAATTGTGCTGCGTGAAGACAATCCTGAGAAGATTGTGGAAGTAATCCGCCTGGGGAAACAGTCCTTGATCGTGATCAGACAGAACTTCCTGTTTGCCATTGGGGCCAATATCCTTGGCTTAGGACTGGGATCAGCCAAATTGATCTCGCCTTTTCTGGCAGCGATTTTGCATAATGCCAGTACTCTGGCGGTGGTGCTTAATTCCACACGGCTGCTTTCCTATGCCCCTGCTCAATTGAGCAAGCCGCGAACGCTAAGTCCTGCTGCATGTGATCAATACACCCTTGCCTATGACCCGGAATTGCCTGAGCCAGATTAG